The uncultured Desulfatiglans sp. DNA window GACCAGCAGGATGTTTTCTCTCCTGGCCCCCAGTTCCACATACATCCTGGCGCAGGCGATTCCTGCGGCGCCGGCGCCGTTGACGACGATCCGGATTTCTTCCAGAGGATGGCCGGCAAGCTCACACGCATTGAGCAAGGCCGCCCCGGAAATAATGGCGGTTCCGTGCTGGTCGTCATGGAAGACCGGGATGGACATCATCTCGGTCAGCCGCTCCTCGATGTAGAAGCAATCCGGTGCCCGAATGTCTTCCAGATTGATCCCCCCAAAGGTCGGCTCGAGCAGCTTGACCGTGCGGATGAACTCATCGGGATCACGCGTGTCCACCTCGATATCGAAGACATCCAGGTCGGCAAACCGTTTGAACAAGACCCCCTTTCCTTCCATCACAGGCTTGCCGGCCAGCGGTCCGATATTCCCCAGGCCCAGAACCGCCGTCCCGTTGGTAATGACCGCCACCAGATTCCCCCGGGTGGTATAGTTAAAGGACGCGTCCGGATCCTGCTCGATGCGCAGACACGGCGCGGCGACCCCGGGCGTATAGGCCAGGCTCAAATCCGTCTGGGTCAGGCACGGTTTGCTCGGGATGACCTCGATCTTCCCGGGTCTCGGTTCCTGATGATAACGCAGCGCCTCTGAATCGTAAGTCATGGTTTCTCCTATATGAGTTCGTGACTACCGTTTTTCGATTTGGAAAGGCATTTGTCCCATTTCAAACAATGATATTTTACGCCTTGGCGCCCGAGGAATACAGTTGTTTCATTTTGAATGAAAAATCAGCATGAAAACATGGTTTCCCCCTCGATTTGTGGTATAAGAAAATGCTGATGTTCTGCTGCATGTCCGCCCGGAACTGTCGATCCGATACAGCCCGGTTTCCAGGCCGCAAATGAGAAATGGTTCTTCACACGCTTCGCGTGCCCAGTCCCGCCGCTTCGCGGAGGGTCCCGGTTCGCAGATATCAGAATAAACAAATCCTTGCAAGCAGGCGGCCTGTCGGTCTCTGCGCAAGCTCGCTTGCGGATGAGGCCCGAGATTGGCAAAAGACCATCACGAAATGAGAGATAGGGAGGCCCCTCGCTCGATGCACGCGGGTGTGCGCCGCGTCACCTGGAACCGTTTTTTCAAGGGATTCGAATGAGAGCGGGGATGGAATCTTGTCAGCGGCCGACGGCTGCGACCAATCGAAGGAGTGCCCAGATGAAGGCGTTTCTCGGATTTGTCTTCGTCATCGCCTGTGTGGCGGGGTGTGCAGGAAACCGCTTCGAAAACACCCAGCCGGAAGGGGTACCCGGCGCCTCCCGCATGGGTTTCCTAGGAGAGTATTATCGGCACCTGACGCCCGGTCCGCCGGGCGGGGCCAGGATGCGCTGGTTCAAACCGGGTACGGACTTCCATAAATACACGCGGATCATGATGGACAGCGTAGTCTTCTATTATTCTGAAAAATCGGAGGATTTCGGTATCGATGCGGTGGAGATGAAGGACCTGACGGACATCTTCAACAAGGAGATCGTCCATGCACTTCAAAAAGGGTACCCGATTGCAGCCGAACCCGCCCCCGACGTCATCCGGCTCAAAATCGCCATAACGAACCTCGAGAAGAGCAAGCCCGCTCTAAGCGCCGTCACCACGGTCATTCCTGCAGGGATGGGCGTGAGTCTCATAAGGAGAGGAGCCACGGGTGTCTGGAGTGGCGCGGGCGAGATATCCATCGAGGTATTGGCCCTCGATTCGGTCAGCAACCAGGTCATTGGCGCAGCGCAGGACTGCCGCTCTGCGGCCTTTACGGAAAGATTCACCTCCCTCGGAATGGTCCAGAAGGCTGCCAAATACTGGGGCGACAAAGTCCGACACCTGATGGACATCGCCCAGGGCAGGGGCGGATCTGCCCCACCTTCCAATGGCGGCCGTTCCGATGGGTGATCGAACCGGTTGTCCGCTCATCGTGGACAGGACGGGGCCCTCCGTTCAATTCATGCCTATCTTCTCAGGAGACGTTATCAAGACGGACAGGTTTTTCCCCTCATATCCAAGGGCCACAATGGCCACGCCATGGGTTTTGTCGATGAAGGCGCTTCTGTTTTTCAACTCGGGCCTGTAGGTGGCATGCTGCAAATAAGGTGTGGACGGATCCGCATCCATGATCTTCGCCGTTCCGCTCCCCTCCTCGGCATCAGGGTCGACCTGTATGACCAGCATTCCGCAATCGGGCAGCACCTTGTCATAATGGATGGGCTGCCGGTTTTCCACCAGATAATATCGACCCCCCTCAAGGGGCACCTTGACAGCCAGGATCCCTCCTTTCCCGGCAAGAGGCGCCAATACGACTCTCTGAGTCTCCCCCGGGTTTACGCGAACGACCTGTTCGGACGATATCCAGCCCAGTCTGATCTTTGTGAAGGAAGACAGCCCCGGCGGAGGCCCCTTCCGGTCGACGAAATGCGCCGACATCACATCCCATCCTCCCATGTAGATGGTGCATTCTTCCCAGCGATGGCGCATCGAAGCGTCAGCCTGACGCTCGAAATCATACAGTCAAGGCACCAGCCGCTTGCCGTGCTGCACACCTCCCAAGGCATGAAAGAGATCATGGGCGAACATCCCCAGATGGGCGTTTTCAGCGGCGACGAACACCCCTCCCGAAAAGGTCGCCCCGCCCTGGGCCCGGAGCGTCACGAATGCGGTATTTCTCCTCACGCCGGTCAACATCCCGGGGTTGGCGCAGTAGCAGATCATGCCGTAGCCCTTGCCGGGCAGGGTGAAGGCCCCGGGAATGACGAGCATATGATCGTATTGTGAGAAATCGATCCGTGCTTCGACCGCCGTCATGGCATCTTCGATCAATTTTCTGACCCTGCCCCGATCCACCTGAAAGTTATCCGGACTCACGCGGTATTCCGAAAGGTCGTCGGGCAGGGGAATCCATCCCTCGAAATGAGGTTTAATCCAAGCCTGTCCGTAGGATTGGGCCTTTACATAATCGTTCAGTCGGTTGGTGGCCCTTTCCTTGATATGATTTAAATTGCATTCGGGCGCCACATCTTTGAAGCGGACCGCCAGCATGAGCACCCGCTGCTCCCCTTTTGCGCTGTTGGATTGCGGCCCGAGATCGGCGCCTCCAACCGCCACCCCGGAAGAACCCTCCGCCGGTCCGGCGACCGGGGCCCCCCTGCAGCCGGAAAAGAAGAGCACACAGAACAGAACGCCTAAACCGTATCGGGACATGACTGTCCGCATCACAACAATCACCTCCTCTCTCCCATCTACTGGGTCAAAAAGACATGATCGCCTTATTCGATGACACTTTTCCGGTGTTTTCCCCTCTAGCACGGAATCTGCCGGGCGAAGGGGGCAGGGAGATCGTGCGTGCCAGACTGGAGTCGGGAGCGGATGATCTGAAATCTTTCGGCAGATGGCGTCTGCCGAATTTCCCGTCAGATAACCCGTCAGAGGTGATAGTTACTCGCTTTCCTCGAATTTTTCAAGATCCGTCTGACCCATTTTCTTCACAGATGGTTTGATTTCCTTCTCCCTTAGGGTTATACATTGCGAAAAAACCCTTGCTATTTCTCCGTAACGGTCCAAATATGCGGGGCGGCCTCGTTTCACCGCCGGCTTGTTGGATGTAACGGCGCCCGTACCTCCCGAAATGCGATGCCCCGATTGATGCGGCGCCCGTTTCCCCCCTTTTGCTGCCGGGAACGGTTGTCTCCTTTCAGCGCAGATTGATCCGGAAATGAGGTTTTTCCCCCTATGCCGCCGGGCCCCCGGTGTGACAAGAGAAGAAGGGAGTCCTCGAACGACCCTTTTGGAGGCAGGAGATGAAAGTGAAACACGTGGTCTATTCTTTGTTGTTTGCCTCGTTGGTCCTTCTTGTTCCGGCGGGGAATTCGTCCGCCCAGAACCCGACCCCTTTGAAGGTCGTGCTCGTCTTCGATATCGGTGGAAGAGGCGACGGAGGATTCAACGATGCCGCCCACAGAGGCCTCGAAAAAGCGGTTGCCGAACTGGGGGTCGAGGCCGTGTACGTGGATCAGGAGCGGAGGCTGGAGCGCGACCATGCCGTCGATGCGGCCGCGGCTTCCGATGCGGATCTGATCATCGGCGTCGGCTTCGCCTTCTCGGAGAAGTTGCATCAGCTCGCCCTGAAATTCCCCCGCAAAACATTCGTCTGTGTAGACTACAGCATGAGGCGCGACGACAAGGGGCGCCCCTTGCCGCTGCCTCCCAATCTGGCCGGGCTTGCCTTCAGGGAGGAGGAAGGCTCATATCTCGTCGGGGCTATCGCGGCCCTCACGAGCAAGACCGGGACCATCGGTTTTATCGGCGGGATGGATAACCCGATCATCCGGAGATTCCAGGCAGGGTACCTGGCCGGCGCACGCGCCGGGCGGCCGGATATCCGCGTGCTGTCGAAATATGCCGGGATAACCGGTGCAGCCTTCGACGATCCCGAGAAAGGATACCAGATCGCCCGCCGCATGTACCGGGAAGGGGCGGACATCATCTACCACGCATCGGGCGGCACAGGTGCCGGACTTTTCCGGGCGGCGAAGGAAACCAAGCGGCTGGCGATCGGTGTAGACGTCGATCAGAGCGCTCAGGCGCCCGGTCTGGTGTTGACCAGCATGCTCAAACACATCGATGTCGCGGTGTTCGAAAGCGTCAAGGCCCGCGCGGAAGGGCGTTTCTCCGGAGGGCTCAAGACCTTCGGACTGAAGGAGAAAGGCGTTGGATTTGTTTATAACGACCAGAACCGGAACCTAATTCCCCCCGAGGCCTATCACACCGCTCTCTCCCTGCAGCAAAGAATCGTCACGGGTGAGTTGGAGGTTCCCGCCTCGACCGATGAAAGACTGCTCCTGTCCCGGGAAGAGCTTCAGGAACTCCTGGTGCGGTTGCACTCGGAGGTGACGGGCGCGTTGGAAAGACTCGACGGTGATCTGACGCAGAGCGCAAAGGCGCTTGCCGGAAAGGACCTGACAGGTGATGTTGCCCGGGCCATGCTTCGAAAGCTCTACGCCGACAACCCTTACATCATCGACTGCGAAACAGTCAACCCTGAAGGGATCATGGTGGCCGTCGAACCCCCGGAGCACAGGGCATCCGAGGGCAGCGACATCAGCGCTCAGGCCCACATGGTTAGACTGTTCAAGACGCGCGAACCGGTCTTGAGCGATTCATTCCGCTCCGTCGAAGGCCCACAGGCGGCTGTCATTCACCATCCCGTATTTGCTTCCGACCAACGGTTCGTAGGTTCCATCTCGGCGCTTTTTGCGCCGGAATACCTCTTGTCCGGCATCATCGGACCGGTCTCTTCCAACCTGCCGGTCGACATCTTCCTGATGCAGACCGACGGTCTGATTATCTACGATGTGGATGCGGAACAAATCGGACGGAACCTCTTTACGGATGCCCTGTACCAGCCCTTTCCCGAACTCGTTGCGCTGGGTGGAAAAATCGCTTCCACCCCTGAAGGTGAGGGTGTTTACAGCTTTTATCTGAAAGAAGGAAAAATCCCCGTAAAAAAGACGATTTTCTGGCGGACCGTCGACCTGCACGGCACCGCCTGGCGCATTGCCATCGCCTGCGCGCAACAGCATATGGAAAATCCGTAATGGCCCAGGCGTCCGAGGAGAATCCGTTTCGGCGCCCATCTGTACGTTTGCCCATGCGGAGGCGGCCTGTAGGTCGCCGCACAAGCAAACGTGCAGATTGACGCCGAGATGGGCCAAAAAGACCATTTCCGGATGGGATCTATCTATCTTTCATTTCCAGCATGTCCTCCAGCGTGTCGACCTCTTCCAATCCGAGCAGATCGCCGTCTTTTCGCTCACTGCCGTGCAAGGGCGAAAAATTGAGCACATTTCTGCTGACTCCATAGGACTCGATCTGCTCGTAGAGGAAGATTCCCGGGACATCCTCACGGATCAAAAGAAGGCTCTGAAGGTAAAGAGCCTTCCTTTTCTCCTGATCCATTTCAAAGCGTGCGGCCTCGAGCAGCGTGTCCAATTCCGCATTGGAATAATAGGAAATGGAAGATTTCGACGAAAAGAGCGGAACCAGAATGCCGTCCGCGTCGAAAATCGTATTGCCCCATCCGAGGAGATACAAAGACTCCGCTCGGCGGTTCTTGAAAATCTGCATATACTCGGCCCATTCATACACCTTGACGTGGACCCGGATTCCGACCTTACCCAGCATGTCGGCAATCGCCGAAGCGACCTGCCGGTCGCGGATGTATCGCCCGGAGGGCGTGGCCAGCACAACGTCAAACCCCTCCGGATATCCCGCCTCCGCCAGAAGGTCTCTCGCTCTTTTGAGGTCGAAAGCATGCGGCTCCACAAAAGCATCATAACCAAAGGCATGCGTAACGAGGGGTGTGTTCAAGGGTTCACCAGCACCCAGAAGCCCGTCCCTGATCAGTGCATTACGGTCTATGGCATGACTGATCGCTTGGCGTACACGGCGGTCTGAAACGGGACCGCTTTCCGCTTTCAGGAGATTGAATCCGACAAATATGACCCTGCCGCTTGGACCCGAGACCACATCGATGCCGGGCTGCTTCCGAAGATCGGATACTGCATGAGGCGGGACGCCCGCAGCGATATGGATATCCCCCTTTATCAAGGCCTCCATGCGCATATTGGGGTCAGGTATCGATCTGAGAACCAGACTCTTGATCTTTGCCGGATTCGACCCCCAATAGCGGTCGTTTGCCTCCAGTTCTACGAACTGACCCGGCTCCCGGCGGACGAATCTGTAGCGCCCCGTCCCCACAGGGTGTTCCGCAAAATAAGCGTCCCCCTTTTCGCGGATATATTTTTCAGGGACAATGTAGGCAGCAAAAGCCATGCGCTTCGGCACAACCGGATCAGGCTTCGCTGTAACGATACGAACCGTAAAGGGATCGATCGCCACAACCTCTCTCAGGCCAGCGAAAAACGTATTGAAAGGGTTGCTTGAATCTTTTGCCCTCTTGAAGCTGAAAACGACGTCAGCAGCCGTCAACGGGTCCCCATTATGGAAAAAGACGCCCTGCCGGATCTTGAATTCCCAGGTTGTCGGATCAATAGTTCGATAGCTTTCGGCAAGGTTGGGTGAAAGTTCATCTTTTCCCCTTCTTCTCAAGAGACCGTCGAAAACAGTGGAACAATAGTTTAGATCCACAGATGAAATCGCTTTCTGGGGATCCAGACTCGTCACGTCGACACCCCGGGCGATCACGATCTTACCACTTGCCGCCGCACCTGTGACGCTGGGTAAACTTGTCAGAAGCATGCACGCAACCACAGAAAACAAGATCGATTTATTCATTTTGCGCTAAGACTCCCCTATCTACTAATGGATCTGGTATCCTGGTTAAGTTGCCAATCCGGAAATGGTCTTTTTGACCAATCTCGGCGCCAATCTGCCCGTTTGCCTGTGCGGCGGCCTGCAGCCCGCCTCAGTACAAACGCTTGATCGCCTTGATATTCGCCCAAAATCCTCATTTCCGAATTGGCAACTGTGCCCTAACGAAAACTCACCGGATGGATCTAACTATCTGACAGCATATGTTGTGACTATAAAGTAACGAAAGTCTGGAAGTCAAGAATGAATATGGAAAATGCTTATGGTTAAAATGTTTCACAAAATTCCTTTTTTCTTTAAAAATTGATCCTCTATTTGCTCGTATTGGATCCTACTTAAACGATACCGGTACGATATACCTACGGTTTCAGATTTCCCCAACGCTGAATCAATGACAGATCTGTGCCTATTGCAGCTTATCTACATCCCCTGACTTTTCCCTTTGAGGCTATGGACTCCATACTCTGCAATCAAGGGTGGCCGCTTCGGCTTCCGGGGTCCTCGAGGGTGTCCCTGAGGCATCGGCCTATTTTCTTCTAAAGTCTTTTCTCGATCATCCGATTATGACCTATGCGAGGGGAGACGCAATCCGGTTTGCCCAAATGTTTGCTTTGCCTGAAGAACCAGGTGCTGAAAGCTGGAGGGCGGGTGTTACAAGAGTGGCAAAGCCCAAAGGCATGGAATAAGCGAAATTGGGATGCACCTTCAAGAAAAAGGAGCTGCGTTTATGGGCGATGGACAATCGAAAAAATCGAGATTCGGCATTTCCTTCAAGACCTCTCTCGTGAGCGGCAGCACGGTGCTCGTCCTGCTGCTGATCAGCAGCGCCGTTTTCCTTCATCTGGAATCCGGATTGGTCTCCTTCCTGATCGATCGGCACATAGAAAGCGTTTCGGAGACCATCGATCAGCAGGCGGCCAACCAGAAAAACGCCCTCAGCGAAAGCATGAAGGTCAACGCGGAGATTCTGGCAGGTATCTCTGCTACGTTCCTTTACAATTTTGATGAGGAGGGGATTGCGAAAACCCTGATGCCTTATATGAAGCTTCCAGGGATCAGCGCAATCCAGGTCGTCGATCACAAGGAGAGGCCCTTTGCTGCGTTGTGGAGAGGCTCCGGCGTAATGTCGGGGCAGTCCCTGCCGGCGGAGTTGAAGGTGGATCCGACACTTTCATGGGGTGCCGACGCCGCTTTCGAAAAAGAAGGGGTTGGGCATGTTCGGATTTTCTTCACCGATGCGCTGCTCAACGAGCTGATCCAGCAGAGCAGGGAAAAAATGAAAGTCGATATCACCGCTTTCCGCGAAGCAGCGGACAAGGGATATGACCATGCCCTCATCGAGCAGGCCGCAGTGATCGTAGGAGTGTTGATTGCATTGATCATCGTGATCACAGTTTGCCTCAGAATGGTTGCCGTAAAACCCCTGAACCGCATCATCGGCGGATTGCAGGGAGGGGCGGCGCAGGTGGCCGCTGCCTCGAATCAGATCGCTTCAGCCAGCCAGTCCCTTGCTCTAGGGGCATCCCAGCAAGCCTCCAGCATCGAAGAAACGAGCGCCACGCTGGAGGAGATCTCCTCGATGACCCATCAGAATGCGCAGAATGCTCAGGTTGTCAACGAAATCATGCGTGAGGAGGCAGCAGAAAATTTCAAGAGGATCCAAGAACAGATGAAGCTGATGAAGTCCGCCATCGCGTCCACCGTGGAATCAAGCCGAGAAACCGCGAAAATTATCAAAACGATCGATGAAATTGCCTTTCAGACCAATCTGCTGGCGCTCAATGCCGCGGTGGAAGCCGCCCGGGCGGGCGAGGCCGGCGCAGGCTTCGCGGTGGTTGCGGATGAGGTAAGGAGCCTGGCGATCCGAGCCGCAGAAGCAGCGAAGACAACCAGTGAGCTGATCGAAAAGGCCGGGGTACGAATCAACGAAACCAAGAACCTGAGCGACCAGGTTATGGAGGTTATGGATCAGAACAATGCGATTACCCAGAAAATTACGGTTCTGGTAGGGGAGATTGCCGGGGCTTCCCAGGAACAGGCCCAAGGAATCGAACAGGTGAACCGGGCGGCGACCCAGATGGAAAAGATCACGCAGGACAGTGCTGCAGGTGCCGAGGAGTCGGCCTCGGCTTCTCAGGAAATGAGCGCTCAGGCGGCTGAGATGCTGTCATATGTGGAAGAATTGGCTCTTATTGTGAGTGGGGCGGCGAGACAAGCCGGGGGTTTGGTCCTCAGCACGGCTGCAGCCGCTCCAAGGATCTCGGAAAGAGGAAAGAGGGGATGGCTTTTGAGATTATTGCCTCAAAAGGGATCCCCTGTGAATGGACGGAACGTATTGGCCCAACATCCACTAACAGAAGGAGGCAGATCATGAAGGGAGTCCACAGAATGGGTCTCGGAGGCAGAAGTGGTTCGGTTGCAGTGCTGGCAGGCATTGTGATAGCGGTTATGATCGGTCTCATCACCGGTCCTGCCGCTGCAGAGGATTTGAAGGGGAGTTTGGCACAAATGCCGGTCTATGCCGAGAGCCCGAAGAAAGGGGTTCTTGTGGACCTGGTGAAGGCTATGGTTCAGGCATCCGGTAAGGATATTACTTTCCAGGTAGTCCCATTCAACCGGTCGATGCATGATGTTGCGGACGGGAAGGTGGATTTTCACATGCCGCTCATTAAGCCGGAAAATCTGGATGAAGCCGCCTTGGACTACGCCTATTCAACGGAAACCATCTTTCATGTCAATTTCATCCTGTATACCAACAAAAACAAGCCCGTGGACAAAAATAAACTCAGCGAATACTCGATCGAAACCGATTTGGCCCATGTGAACTACTTCGATTTCCCGATAAAGGGATCCGCCAAGCTGGACAGCAGCCTCAAAAAAGTGGACGCGGGCAGAATCGACGGATTCATTTTCGCTGATTTCGCCTCCGATCCCATTGTGAAAAAGGAACAGCTGAACAACCTTCGTAGAGAATTATACCACACCTTCGATGTCAAAATTGTGCTCCCGAAAGGAGAAAAAGGGAAGGCAACTGACCATTTTCTGACCCAGACGATCACCGCGATGAGAGCCGATGGTTCGTTCGACAGAATCATGTCGCCCATTGATCAGCCGTACGATGACTGGCAGCCGTAAAGCGTGAGCCGGATTTCGGCCTCTTGAATATTCAGCACGTTCGACGTCCCCCGTTGAGGCTTGGAAGGGACCGTTGATTGTCTCCCGGCATCCGCGTCCGAAGAAACCCGATATGCCCGGTTCGTGAGCCGCAGAGCCTTCGCAGGCCGCCGCCCTCAACCGGGTCACGTATCTGCGGTTCCAAACAGCGGACACTCCGGAGCATCCCCTTTCCAGAAGAAGAAGCGCCCCTGCCTACCACTTAAAGTAAAGCACCATTCGTGGACAAACCGCTGAAAAGGATGATCCGGATCGAAAAATATCCGAATGGGGCTCAAGTCTTTCCGGGATGTGCCGATAGCTCCGAGAGAGGAAAGGGTCTTGGGCCTGTCCGGACCTATGCGCCGGAGGGAGTTCACGGAACAGAAATTGGTATTTCACCCAGGAGGCCACATGAACAAGCGATTCTCTTTAAAACTGCGCCTGACACTGCCTACGCTCCTGACCGCGCTGTTGATCGTCGGGGGTATCGTGGCGTTTCTTTCTACCGTTATGATGCGCACTACCAAGGAAGAAGCCCTGAGCAAGGCCTATGAAATGGCCCACCGTTATGGAAACGAGATCGATGCCGAGCTCGAGGTGGCGATGGATGCAGCCCGAAGCCTTGGCCAGAGCTTCCAGGCCCTGAAGAAAAGCGGGCACACCGACCGTGAGATGCTGAACCTCATCCTGAAGGAGAACCTTGAAGGGAACCCGGATTTTCTGGGGGTTTGGACCTGCTGGGAGCCGAATGCTCTGGACGGCAAGGATGCCGAATACGTGAACGCCCCTCTTCATGACAGCACCGGCCGTTTCATCCCCTATTACAACCGCGGCTCCAGCAGGGTCGAGGGTGAAGCGCTTCTGGATTATGAAAAACCGGGGGCCGGCGATTATTATTTGCTTGCACGAAATTCAGGCCGAGAAGTGATCACTGAACCGTACCTATACAAGGTTGGGGGCAAGGAAATACTCGTAACCAGGGCGGCAGTCCCCATCGAACATGCGAACCGCGTAGTCGGAGTCGTGGGAGTGGACCTGCCCTTGTCCAAGCTGCAGTCCCTCATTGAGAACCTTCATCCTTACGGTTCAGGCGTAAGCGCTGTTTTCGCCAACCGGGGAACGATCGCCGCTCACTTCGACCCGTCCCGACTTGGCAAGCAGATGAGGGACACCGAGGCCGATATGTGCGATGAACATCTGATGCCCTTCGCGGAGGCGGTTCAGGCCGGCCGCGATTTTATCTTTTCCGTTTATTCAAAGCCTCTCGCAAGCGATGTCTATATCCAAACGGTACCGCTTACCATCGGCCGGAGCACCACACCCTGGGGCTTCGCGATCGGAATCCCCATGAAGGCTGTTCTTGCAGGGCCGCGCAGCGTCATGATCATGGCCATCGCAACTGGTGTGATCGGACTTACCCTGCTTAGCCTCTTTGTCATCTGGACGGCGCTCGGGGTCGCGAACCCCATCAATCGCATCAGTCAAAAGATGGGCGGTGCGGCTCAGGAAGTCTCCTCCGCCGCGACCCAGCTTTCTTCCACCAGTCAATCGCTTGCGGAGGGTTCGAGCGAACAGGCGTCCTCTATCGAAGAGACATCCTCCTCGCTTGAAGAGATGTCTTCGATGACCCGTCAAAACGCCGACCACGCCTCCCAGGCCGACAAGCTTATGCACAACGCCAAAACGATCGTTGGGGAAGCCAACGAGTCAATGTCGCAGCTGACTGGCAGCATGGCGGATATCTCCCGGTCGAGTGAAGAGACCTTCAAGATCATCAAAACGATCGACGAAATCGCTTTCCAGACGAATCTTCTCGCACTGAACGCTGCTGTAGAAGCAGCGCGAGCAGGGGAAGCGGGAGCGGGGTTCGCCGTTGTTGCCGACGAGGTGCGCAACCTCGCCATGCGTGCCGCTGAAGCGGCCCGAAATACCTCGAACATCATCGAGGAAACCGTCAAGAAAGTGAAAGGCGGGTCGGACCTGGTCCTCAAAACCAACGAGGCCTTCAAGCAGGTCGCCCAAAGCGCGGCGAAGGTCGGGGAACTGGTCGGGGAAATCGCCGCGGCCTCTTCCGAGCAGGCCCAGGGCATCGAGCAGATCAATACGGCGGTCGCCGAGATGGACAAGGTTACCCAGCGAAACGCCGCCGGCGCCGAAGAGTCCGCGTCAGCCGCAGAGCAGATGAACGCTCAGGCGGTGGAATTGAAAAGCATGGTCCTCGATTTGACCGCTCTCGTACAAGGAACGCGCAATGGCAAAGGATCTGCGGACAGTTTTCATGCCGCCGATGCCTACGCACCGAAACGCAAGCCGCAGTTGCCCTCTCTGCACAA harbors:
- a CDS encoding hypothetical protein (Evidence 5 : Unknown function), translating into MGDGQSKKSRFGISFKTSLVSGSTVLVLLLISSAVFLHLESGLVSFLIDRHIESVSETIDQQAANQKNALSESMKVNAEILAGISATFLYNFDEEGIAKTLMPYMKLPGISAIQVVDHKERPFAALWRGSGVMSGQSLPAELKVDPTLSWGADAAFEKEGVGHVRIFFTDALLNELIQQSREKMKVDITAFREAADKGYDHALIEQAAVIVGVLIALIIVITVCLRMVAVKPLNRIIGGLQGGAAQVAAASNQIASASQSLALGASQQASSIEETSATLEEISSMTHQNAQNAQVVNEIMREEAAENFKRIQEQMKLMKSAIASTVESSRETAKIIKTIDEIAFQTNLLALNAAVEAARAGEAGAGFAVVADEVRSLAIRAAEAAKTTSELIEKAGVRINETKNLSDQVMEVMDQNNAITQKITVLVGEIAGASQEQAQGIEQVNRAATQMEKITQDSAAGAEESASASQEMSAQAAEMLSYVEELALIVSGAARQAGGLVLSTAAAAPRISERGKRGWLLRLLPQKGSPVNGRNVLAQHPLTEGGRS
- a CDS encoding conserved exported hypothetical protein (Evidence 4 : Unknown function but conserved in other organisms), with the translated sequence MKGVHRMGLGGRSGSVAVLAGIVIAVMIGLITGPAAAEDLKGSLAQMPVYAESPKKGVLVDLVKAMVQASGKDITFQVVPFNRSMHDVADGKVDFHMPLIKPENLDEAALDYAYSTETIFHVNFILYTNKNKPVDKNKLSEYSIETDLAHVNYFDFPIKGSAKLDSSLKKVDAGRIDGFIFADFASDPIVKKEQLNNLRRELYHTFDVKIVLPKGEKGKATDHFLTQTITAMRADGSFDRIMSPIDQPYDDWQP
- a CDS encoding Predicted methyl-accepting chemotaxis sensory transducer, yielding MNKRFSLKLRLTLPTLLTALLIVGGIVAFLSTVMMRTTKEEALSKAYEMAHRYGNEIDAELEVAMDAARSLGQSFQALKKSGHTDREMLNLILKENLEGNPDFLGVWTCWEPNALDGKDAEYVNAPLHDSTGRFIPYYNRGSSRVEGEALLDYEKPGAGDYYLLARNSGREVITEPYLYKVGGKEILVTRAAVPIEHANRVVGVVGVDLPLSKLQSLIENLHPYGSGVSAVFANRGTIAAHFDPSRLGKQMRDTEADMCDEHLMPFAEAVQAGRDFIFSVYSKPLASDVYIQTVPLTIGRSTTPWGFAIGIPMKAVLAGPRSVMIMAIATGVIGLTLLSLFVIWTALGVANPINRISQKMGGAAQEVSSAATQLSSTSQSLAEGSSEQASSIEETSSSLEEMSSMTRQNADHASQADKLMHNAKTIVGEANESMSQLTGSMADISRSSEETFKIIKTIDEIAFQTNLLALNAAVEAARAGEAGAGFAVVADEVRNLAMRAAEAARNTSNIIEETVKKVKGGSDLVLKTNEAFKQVAQSAAKVGELVGEIAAASSEQAQGIEQINTAVAEMDKVTQRNAAGAEESASAAEQMNAQAVELKSMVLDLTALVQGTRNGKGSADSFHAADAYAPKRKPQLPSLHNKPHHRKALPAQTEIRPEKLIPLDSDDLKDF